In the genome of Enterococcus sp. DIV2402, the window TCGTGTACAATGTATTACGATGATATGGGCAAGGAATCTTATGGATTCCTTACCTATCAAATATAAAATAAAAACGCATTTTTAGGAGGAACATTTAAAATGGCAAAAGAAAAATTTGACCGTTCTAAAGCCCATGTAAACATTGGTACTATCGGACACGTTGACCATGGTAAAACTACATTAACAGCTGCAATTACAACTGTTTTAGCTAAAAAAGGTTTGGCACAAGCTTCTGCTTACGACCAAATCGATGGTGCTCCAGAAGAGCGCGAACGCGGAATCACTATCTCAACTGCACACGTTGAGTATGAAACTGAAACTCGTCACTATGCTCACGTGGACTGCCCAGGACACGCGGACTATGTTAAAAACATGATCACTGGTGCTGCTCAAATGGACGGCGCGATCTTAGTAGTATCTGCTGCTGATGGTCCTATGCCTCAAACTCGTGAACACATCTTATTATCTCGTAACGTAGGTGTTCCTTACATCGTTGTATTCTTAAACAAAATGGATATGGTTGATGATGAAGAATTATTAGAATTAGTAGAAATGGAAGTTCGTGACTTATTATCAGAATACGATTTCCCAGGCGATGACACTCCAGTTATTGCAGGTTCTGCTTTGAAAGCTTTAGAAGGCGATCCAGTTTACGAAGAAAAAATCTTCGAATTAATGGCTGCAGTTGACGAATATATCCCAACTCCAGAACGTGATACTGAAAAACCATTCATGATGCCAGTTGAGGACGTATTCTCAATCACTGGTCGTGGTACTGTTGCTACAGGTCGTGTTGAACGTGGACAAGTTCGCGTTGGTGACGTTGTAGAAATCGTTGGTATCGACGAAGAAACAGCTCAAACTACTGTAACAGGTGTTGAAATGTTCCGTAAATTATTAGACTACGCTGAAGCAGGCGATAACATCGGTGCTTTATTACGTGGGGTTGCTCGTGAAGACATCCAACGTGGACAAGTATTAGCTAAACCAGGAACAATCACTCCTCATACAAAATTCGTAGCTGAAGTTTACGTTTTAACTAAAGAAGAAGGTGGACGTCATACTCCATTCTTCACTAACTACCGTCCTCAATTCTACTTCCGTACAACTGACGTAACTGGTGTTGTAGAATTACGCGAAGGTACTGAAATGGTAATGCCTGGTGACAACGTAACTATCGACGTTGAATTAATCCACCCAATCGCTATCGAAGACGGAACTCGTTTCTCTATTCGTGAAGGCGGACGTACTGTTGGTTCAGGCGTTGTTAGCGAAATCAAAGCTTAATTTGATAACTGCTTTCCAAACTCTCCAAACTATTTATAGTTTGGAGAGTTTTTTTGTATCTTATTTCCGTATCGATACGGAAATAACCTCTATTCTAAAATGAAAGCGTTTTATGTTATGATACAAAAGTAGTCAGGGGTGTCTAAACACAATCATTAGTTAAATCATTTTTTATAAATGGTATGATATGTGAAGACGATGGCTGTATAAAAGTAAAAAATAAATGAACTTTTAGGAGGAAAAGAGTATGAAAAAAGCGTTAATCATCTGTGCTGGAGGCATGTCTTCTTCAGTAATTGCTAAAAAAACAACAGAGTTTTTTGCAAGTAAAGGAAAAGAAATTGAATTAGATGCAACTTCGGCTTCACAAGGTGCAAGCACAATTGCGAAAGATGAATATGATTTATATTTAGTTAGCCCACAAACCAAAATGTATTTTGATAATTTGAAAAAGGCTGCTGATAAAACCAATAAACCGATTGTAAATATTCCGCCACAAGCATATGTTCCAATTCCAATGGGGATTCAAAAACTTGCTGCTGTGGTTGAAGAAAATATTTAACAGTTAAAGGTCGCGAGAAAATGTTGAATCAAAAGGAACTATCAATAATCAAATTACTTTTTGCCAATCGTCACGTGTACACCACCAGTCAGGAAGTTGCTTCCGAACTTTATATATCTGATCGAACTGCTAGGAAATATTTACATTTAGTTGGGGATATATTAGAAAAAAATGGCGCTCATCTAGAGGCGAAACAAGGACAAGGGTATCGGTTGTTGGTAACTGACGATCAACAGTTTCAACAATTCTATCATCAAGAAGTTCAAGATGTATCATTGGTACGCGATGCCACCACTATCCATGAGTCGGAAGATCGACAATATTTCATCTTACAGCGGTTATTTTTTGAACAAAATGAAGCACGTGTAGATGACCTAGCGAGTGAGTTATTTGTCTCTCGTTCCACAATTTCTAATGATATTGTGGAAATGAAAAAAATGTTAAAACCTTATAAACTTGAAGTCAAAAGTAAAGCAGGCGTAGGCATTTATATTGTGGGCGATGAGCAAAACAAACGACATTTTATGATGAGTTACTTTTTCATGAATCACCTGCACGATAATTTATATACATTTTCGATGTATACAGATTTACTTGAGGGAATTAGTATTGAAGAAATCGTAATTATCGTGCTCGATGAATGTCGAGAGTCACAGTTGAAACTGTCGGATTTTATTATTTATAACATTGTATTGCATATCGGATTAGCTATCAAACGACTACAAACGGGTTTTCAAATTGAACAAAGCCATCTTTTGATTTCAGAAAACTCTAAGGAATATCAAACAGCACTGAATATCATTCAACGAATCAAGCAAAGCATGGGGATTGAATTTCCTAAAGAAGAAGCTACCTATATTTCAATGCACTTACGTAATCGTTTATCCACAAGCAAAGTCTTGAAAAAAACAGATTACAGTGAATCTGAAATTAAACATCAATTAATTGACACGTTAGCAAAATTAGATAAAAAAACAGGCTTTCAATTTCAACAGGATGCGACGTTAATTAATGGTTTAATGATGCACTTTACACCATTATTGTTACGACTACAAAATGATACGAGTATTAAAAATCCATTGTTAGGTGAGATTAAACAAAAATATTCGCAATTATTTGATAGAACAATTCAGTATTTTTCAGAGATGCCGGTATTTAAAAAATACCAAGTTACTGAAGAAGAATGGGCGTATGTGACAATTCATTTGACTGCTGCAGTTGAGCGCTTTTTCAATAATCAAAAAGCGCGAGTGTTAGTCATTTGTGCGACAGGATTAGGAAGTTCGCAAATGTTGAAAATTCGTTTAGAACATGAATTCAGTTCGAAAATTATGATTACTTCCGTTATTGGGTATTATGAGTTGTCTAATCAAAAATTGGGTGATGTTGATTTAATTATTTCATCCATTACGTTGCCAATGGCTGGATATAACATTCCTATTGTGCATGTAAGTGTTTTTCTAGATGAAAAAGATATTCAACGGATCAATCATGAATTATCAAAACATAAAGGGCTTCAACGTGTGAATAGCCAAACAATGTTATTGAATGGCGAAGCAAAAAAACAGCAACTCACATTATTGGAACAATGTTTTTCAAAAGAATTATTTGTCTATTTACCAACTAAAAGCGAAAAAGAAAGCGTTATAACACAATTGATTGCTCGTGTAGAAGATGTGGAAGGACGACCAATTACTGAGCAATTAACCAAACAGCTACAATTACGTGAAACGTATAGTTCTGTGGCCTTTTCACAAACATTAGCAGTACCACATCCGATTGAACCCGTCACAGAGCAAGCTTATGTTGCTGTGGCAATCGCCCCTGAAGGGATTTTCTGGGATGCGGAACATCCATCTGTTAAATTGGTCTTTTTGTCTTTACCAGATAAAGCACGTTGTGTACCGATTGATAAAATTAACCAAATGTTTGTACCAATTTTGGAAGATGAAACATTTAGTCATTCGTTGATTGCTTCTCAAACATTTGAGGAATTTATGGGGATTTTTATGAACTATTTATAAAAGGAGGAAGAAACATGGAGTCTGATAAATTACAAGAGATTGCTTTTGAAATTATTTTATACAGCGGAGATGCACGCACGTTGGTTCATGAAGGTTTCCAAGCAATGCGTGCAGATAAATTTGAAGAAGCTGCTGAAAAATTAGAAGCGGCCAATGAATCATTGGTCAAGGCTCATAAATCACAAACAGGCTTATTACAGGCCTATGCCAATGGAGAAAAAGTTGTTATGGAAGTGATTATGGTCCATGCACAAGACCATTTAATGACGACCATGACTTTACGAGAAGTGGCGTTGGAGATGTTAGCATTGTATGAAAGAGGACGTTAATTACGTTCGCAAATTTGGGTAAGAAGGGTGAGAAATCATGGAACAAAACGCAAAGCAACAGCGACAACAATATAAAAAAGAGGCAGCTGTCAAAAATTTCAGATATAATCGCTATTTATTATTACGTTATATGTTAGCGTTGTTCTTTTTTACCAATTTGTATTGGGCGCTAGGTCTTGTGTTAGGTGGCAAGATAACAGCCCTTTTACCAGGATTTTTGATTGTATTTAGTCTAATGGCAGTGGCAGAACATGTGAAATTGTATGGCGCAAAAGAATATGAGTCCAAAAAATTGCATTACAACCGTATATATCACTATATTCAGTTAAGCGTAAATGCATTGATGATACTCATCGCAGTGACTGGCATCGGCTATTCATCTTTCTTTCCGTTTTTAGAAACAACAATGAAAGCACGCGTAATGATTTCTGGTATTTTAGCAATCGGAAGTTTGATTTCTTTTGCGTGCCTTAAACGTATGCAAGCAATTGATCAACAGAAAGATAAACATTATCACTATATTCAGGAATTTGAAAAAGAAATGAAATAAGAGGAGTGGAAAAAATGGAAGAACAAAGCAAACTATTTTCTTTTTTGGAAAAAGCGATCATGGGACCTATGGGTAAAATTGCCCAATATAAAATTGTACGAGCAATCATGGGTGCAGGGATGGCGACAATTCCATTTACAATCGTGGGATCAATGTTTTTAGTTTTAAATGTATTACCCTTAACGTTTCCAGTACTAGAAGGATTCTTTAATGCAACTTTCTTCAAATTCAGTGATTTGTATATGTTAGCTAATAGCACGACAATGGGGATTTTAGCATTGTACTTCTGTATCGTATTAGGTTATGAATACACAAAAATTATTGCTGAAGAAGATGGGTTAGATATGGCGCCAATGAGTGGGGCATTATTATCGATGTTTGCATTCTTTATGGCAATTCCGCAACTTGTTTTTGAAGATGGTGTGATGACACGTGTCAATGATGCAGAAGCTGTTATTGTCAACGGTTGGGCTATTGGTGGCGATGGACCCGCTCGTCTAGGTACAGTGGGGATTTTCACTGGTATTATTATGTCAATTATTGCTGTTCAACTGTATCGTTTGTGTGTAGCCAAAAAATGGATTATCAAAATGCCTGAAGAAGTACCATTGGGTGTAGCGCGTGCCTTTACTGCTTTAATTCCAGCATTTGTTGTAGCATTTGCAGTTATTCTTATTAATGGTGTATTAATTGCTTTAGGAACAGATATTTTTGAATTGATTTCAATTCCATTTGGATTCGTAACAAACTTAACCGATACATGGTTAGGCTTAATGGTCATTTATTTCCTAGTTCATGCATTATGGCTAGTTGGGATTCATGGAGCAAATATTATTTTCTCATTTATCAACCCAATTGCTTTAACCAACTTGGTTGCGAACGTTGAAGGTGGAAACTATGCTTTAGCAGGAGAGTTTAATAATGCGTATGTAACAGTCGGTGGTTCAGGAGCAACATTAGGATTCTGTTTATTCTTAGTTTACATGGCAAAATCAAAACAACTTTCTGTACTTGGAAAAGCGTCTATCGTTCCAGCTTTATTCAATATCAATGAACCATTAATTTTTGGGGTTCCAATCATTTATAACCCATTCTTAGCTTTACCATTCTTCTTGGCTCCAATGGCGTCGATGTCAATTGCTTTCTTTGCGATTAAATTAGAACTTATTCGTCCAATGATTGCACAAATGCCTTGGCCATCACCAATCGGTATCGGTGCATTTATCGGTACAGGTGGTGACTGGAAAGCTGCTGTAGTAGCGGTAATATGTGCCTTAGCTGCCTTTGTTATCTGGTTCCCATTTGCGAAAGCTTATGATGCACGTCTTGTAAAAGAAGAACAAGAAACAAGTGAAGAATTAGCGTAAGAATGTTCTTCTAAAAATGTTACTAAATTAAACAATTAAGAGTTCACATTTTGAATTCTTAATTGTTTTTATTTTCTAGAATAACTTCCGAGTTGGACTCTAATAAAACCTTGATTTATTAGGGTGCAACTAATAAGTGCGTGTAAAAATATTGCTGTTTTAGTAAGCTTAAAAGCAAATATTAGTTTTTAGGAGGAATGTCTTCATGTCATTAGCACAAAATATTGTACGGTTCAGAAAAGAAAATGAGCTATCGCAACAACAATTGGCTGAACAACTAAATATTTCACGACAATCTGTGTCTAAATGGGAAAATGGGGAGAGTTTACCAGGGATTGATAATTTAATTTTATTAAGTGGCTTATTGAATATTTCGTTAGATGAATTGATTACGGGAGAAGCATATTTGAGTTTTCCGTTGCATTATGGAAAACCACAAAGTGCGAAACCCGCCATTATTTTAATAACAATTTTGGTCTCCCTTTTTATAGGTTCATTGATGATGGAAATATCGGAATGGCGTTCTATTGGTGATGCTTTGAGTATGATTTTAATCAGTTTGTTTGTAGCTACACTCTTTTACGTCTTTTT includes:
- a CDS encoding BglG family transcription antiterminator — translated: MLNQKELSIIKLLFANRHVYTTSQEVASELYISDRTARKYLHLVGDILEKNGAHLEAKQGQGYRLLVTDDQQFQQFYHQEVQDVSLVRDATTIHESEDRQYFILQRLFFEQNEARVDDLASELFVSRSTISNDIVEMKKMLKPYKLEVKSKAGVGIYIVGDEQNKRHFMMSYFFMNHLHDNLYTFSMYTDLLEGISIEEIVIIVLDECRESQLKLSDFIIYNIVLHIGLAIKRLQTGFQIEQSHLLISENSKEYQTALNIIQRIKQSMGIEFPKEEATYISMHLRNRLSTSKVLKKTDYSESEIKHQLIDTLAKLDKKTGFQFQQDATLINGLMMHFTPLLLRLQNDTSIKNPLLGEIKQKYSQLFDRTIQYFSEMPVFKKYQVTEEEWAYVTIHLTAAVERFFNNQKARVLVICATGLGSSQMLKIRLEHEFSSKIMITSVIGYYELSNQKLGDVDLIISSITLPMAGYNIPIVHVSVFLDEKDIQRINHELSKHKGLQRVNSQTMLLNGEAKKQQLTLLEQCFSKELFVYLPTKSEKESVITQLIARVEDVEGRPITEQLTKQLQLRETYSSVAFSQTLAVPHPIEPVTEQAYVAVAIAPEGIFWDAEHPSVKLVFLSLPDKARCVPIDKINQMFVPILEDETFSHSLIASQTFEEFMGIFMNYL
- the tuf gene encoding elongation factor Tu — protein: MAKEKFDRSKAHVNIGTIGHVDHGKTTLTAAITTVLAKKGLAQASAYDQIDGAPEERERGITISTAHVEYETETRHYAHVDCPGHADYVKNMITGAAQMDGAILVVSAADGPMPQTREHILLSRNVGVPYIVVFLNKMDMVDDEELLELVEMEVRDLLSEYDFPGDDTPVIAGSALKALEGDPVYEEKIFELMAAVDEYIPTPERDTEKPFMMPVEDVFSITGRGTVATGRVERGQVRVGDVVEIVGIDEETAQTTVTGVEMFRKLLDYAEAGDNIGALLRGVAREDIQRGQVLAKPGTITPHTKFVAEVYVLTKEEGGRHTPFFTNYRPQFYFRTTDVTGVVELREGTEMVMPGDNVTIDVELIHPIAIEDGTRFSIREGGRTVGSGVVSEIKA
- the celB gene encoding PTS cellobiose transporter subunit IIC, with the translated sequence MEEQSKLFSFLEKAIMGPMGKIAQYKIVRAIMGAGMATIPFTIVGSMFLVLNVLPLTFPVLEGFFNATFFKFSDLYMLANSTTMGILALYFCIVLGYEYTKIIAEEDGLDMAPMSGALLSMFAFFMAIPQLVFEDGVMTRVNDAEAVIVNGWAIGGDGPARLGTVGIFTGIIMSIIAVQLYRLCVAKKWIIKMPEEVPLGVARAFTALIPAFVVAFAVILINGVLIALGTDIFELISIPFGFVTNLTDTWLGLMVIYFLVHALWLVGIHGANIIFSFINPIALTNLVANVEGGNYALAGEFNNAYVTVGGSGATLGFCLFLVYMAKSKQLSVLGKASIVPALFNINEPLIFGVPIIYNPFLALPFFLAPMASMSIAFFAIKLELIRPMIAQMPWPSPIGIGAFIGTGGDWKAAVVAVICALAAFVIWFPFAKAYDARLVKEEQETSEELA
- a CDS encoding PTS cellobiose transporter subunit IIA, with protein sequence MESDKLQEIAFEIILYSGDARTLVHEGFQAMRADKFEEAAEKLEAANESLVKAHKSQTGLLQAYANGEKVVMEVIMVHAQDHLMTTMTLREVALEMLALYERGR
- a CDS encoding PTS cellobiose transporter subunit IIB; this encodes MKKALIICAGGMSSSVIAKKTTEFFASKGKEIELDATSASQGASTIAKDEYDLYLVSPQTKMYFDNLKKAADKTNKPIVNIPPQAYVPIPMGIQKLAAVVEENI